From a region of the Oryza sativa Japonica Group chromosome 6, ASM3414082v1 genome:
- the LOC4340250 gene encoding RING-H2 finger protein ATL46 → MMVAGVIRSNQDGGGGGGTVSGAARISPAVVFVLVILAVVLFVSGLLHLLVRFLLRRGRGRDGGGGGDAEAAEGVEESALQRQLQQLFHLHDAGLDQDVIDALPVFMYREVVVGVGGGGGAGGGAKEPFDCAVCLCEFAGDDRLRLLPVCGHAFHIDCIDTWLLSNSTCPLCRAALGADAAALFDAAFDEMADEEDRKQQEDAVFPVRLGKFKNLSRAVGPVHDRDDAAAAAAGVGVGGGIITREEGESSSSSLDARRCFSMGSYQYVLAEASLQVSVHRRHGDGNGRARLRGLAGANPAGNDAAAAADGKKIGAGSKGDSFSVSKIWQWPRQGKGKLPVLASDDSPAVDGRLPWPRRSPGAS, encoded by the coding sequence ATGATGGTCGCCGGAGTAATCAGGAGCAAccaggatggcggcggcggcggcgggacggtGTCCGGTGCGGCGAGGATTAGCCCGGCGGTGGTGTTCGTCCTGGTGATATTGGCTGTGGTGCTGTTCGTGTCCGGGTTGCTGCATCTTCTTGTCAGATTCTTGCTCAGGCGCGGCCGTGggcgagatggcggcggcggcggcgacgcggaggcggcggagggtgtGGAGGAGTCGGCGTTGCAACGGCAGCTGCAGCAGCTGTTCCACCTGCACGACGCCGGGCTGGACCAGGACGTCATCGACGCGCTCCCGGTGTTCATGTACCGGGAGGTggtggtcggcgtcggcggcggcggcggcgcgggcggcggagccaAGGAGCCGTTCGACTGCGCGGTCTGCCTGTGCGagttcgccggcgacgaccggctCCGGCTGCTGCCGGTGTGCGGCCACGCGTTCCACATCGACTGCATCGACACGTGGCTGCTCTCCAACTCCACGTGCCCGCtctgccgcgccgcgctcggcgccgacgccgccgctctgTTCGACGCCGCGTTCGACGAGatggccgacgaggaggaccgGAAGCAGCAGGAGGACGCCGTGTTCCCCGTCCGCCTCGGCAAGTTCAAGAACCTCTCCAGGGCGGTCGGCCCCGTCCACGAccgcgacgacgccgccgccgccgccgccggcgtcggcgtcggcggtggcatTATCACGCGAGAGGAAGGCGagtcgagcagcagcagcttggaCGCCAGGCGGTGCTTCTCCATGGGCTCCTACCAGTACGTCCTCGCCGAGGCGAGCTTGCAGGTGTCCGTACACCGGAGGCACGGCGACGGCAATGGCAGGGCGAGGCTGAGAGGGCTCGCCGGCGCCAACCCGGCCGgcaacgacgccgccgccgccgccgacgggaaGAAGATCGGCGCCGGCAGCAAGGGCGACAGCTTCTCGGTGTCCAAGATTTGGCAGTGGCCGCGGCAAGGCAAGGGGAAGCTGCCGGTGCTCGCCTCCGACGACTCGCCGGCGGTGGACGGCCGGCTGCCGTGGCCGAGGAGAAGCCCCGGGGCTTCCTGA
- the LOC4340251 gene encoding dehydrodolichyl diphosphate synthase CPT3, with amino-acid sequence MLGSLMSYSPSVDSKTENTDELIATGVLASLQNFIRKCIVAVLSYGPMPKHIAFIMDGNRRYAKFRSIQEGSGHRVGFSALIASLLYCYEMGVKYITVYAFSIDNFKRDPTEVKSLMELMEEKINELLENRNVINKVNCKINFWGNLDMLSKSVRVAAEKLMATTAENTGLVFSVCMPYNSTSEIVNAVNKVCAERRDILQREDADSVANNGVYSDISVADLDRHMYSAGCPDPDIVIRTSGETRLSNFLLWQTTFSHLQNPDPLWPEFSFKHLVWAILQYQRVHPSIEQSRNLAKKQL; translated from the exons ATGCTTGGCTCACTTATGTCTTACTCACCTTCAGTG GATTCAAAGACGGAGAACACTGATGAGTTAATTGCGACTGGTGTTCTTGCTAGTCTGCAGAATTTCATCCGCAAATGCATTGTAGCTGTCCTCTCGTATGGCCCAATGCCTAAGCATATTGCATTTATTATGGATGGTAACCGTAGATATGCTAAATTCAGGAGTATCCAGGAAGGCTCTGGTCACAGGGTGGGCTTCTCTGCTCTCATTGCCAGCCTGCTCTACTGCTATGAAATGGGCGTGAAGTATATCACGGTGTATGCATTTAGCATCGATAATTTTAAGCGAGATCCGACTGAGGTGAAATCCTTGATGGAGTTAATGGAGGAAAAGATCAATGAACTGCTAGAAAACAGAAATGTCATCAACAAGGTTAACTGTAAGATCAACTTCTGGGGGAACTTGGACATGTTGAGCAAATCAGTGAGGGTAGCAGCTGAGAAACTGATGGCTACCACTGCTGAAAACACGGGACTGGTCTTCTCTGTTTGCATGCCATACAACTCCACTTCTGAGATTGTCAATGCGGTCAATAAGGTCTGTGCAGAAAGGAGGGATATACTGCAGAGGGAGGATGCTGACAGTGTTGCGAATAATGGTGTGTATTCAGACATTTCAGTGGCAGATCTGGACCGCCATATGTACAGCGCTGGTTGCCCCGATCCTGACATTGTGATCCGGACCTCAGGTGAGACTCGCCTGAGCAATTTCCTTCTGTGGCAGACGACGTTCAGTCATTTGCAGAATCCAGACCCTCTTTGGCCGGAGTTCTCTTTCAAGCACCTTGTCTGGGCCATACTCCAGTACCAAAGAGTTCACCCTTCTATTGAGCAAAGCAGAAATCTGGCTAAGAAGCAGCTGTAA
- the LOC4340252 gene encoding probable LRR receptor-like serine/threonine-protein kinase At1g56130 → MLTSWEAILEKMSTAPRLPPPRGAPALSVSDDQAPRPRLAEPTRGQPPKPLKSPLSTSSSPSPSQSPPDAAPPMASPAAPLALLILLVSLAIAAAQSGQPSSPPRNSTNISDAAALHTVFEKWGLEDGTMPQGYHPCGKLVWSNSSEMEASINCSCSSNECRITHLNVTGYRNITFIPAELFSLTELVSLDLSNNNLIGQIPPQVSNLSKLETWHFNNNRLNESFPNASALLSIQSLWMFDNDIEGMVPGFIANFANLTDLRMYGMKLQGPIPENFSKLINIENLMIGDLDTEGYPFNFTGDWVNLSTLSLRNCGFTGKFPNQILKNLNKLTYVDLRSNNLSGSIDLQQYDSSLKYLYVGENNFNGSLPDQMPQSLVALDVTYNPLLRGRLPSSSADRKMRINYIGTSIGAGSSVGSENLRLLNCVDMKGCNTTGLTNPVSFAVNCGGKQYTPPSDPSNMFNDDSANLGAADFHVDTNNNWVVSHVGTDPFSNSSGIVTTGNGTNIPELYRTARTSTGSLWYYVVGLPSGKYTVQLFFAEIVIESGSGRRLFNIDIQDRNIMTDFDISKEAGGSNRPINRNYTADVTTSVLKIHLYWNGRGTCCIPRNGTYGPLVSAIRVFPSAETQASPPPVALTSRHDEKRRGVVAGIAALSIAATVISSSAVYLWWKWVSLVKHRKA, encoded by the exons ATGTTGACAAGTTGGGAGGCAATTCTGGAAAAAATGTCCAccgcgccgcgtctcccgccgccgcgcggagcCCCCGCTCTCTCCGTCTCCGACGACCAAGCCCCACGACCTCGTCTCGCCGAACCCACGCGCGGTCAACCTCCCAAACCCCTCAAGTCTCcactctccacctcctcctccccctcaccAAGTCAATCTCCACCCGACGCCGCCCCGCCCATGGCTTCTCCCGCCGCCCCCCTCGCCCTCCTCATCCTGCTCGTCtcgctcgccatcgccgccgctcagTCCGGccagccgtcgtcgccgccgagaaACAGCACCAACATCTCTGATG CGGCCGCCCTGCACACGGTGTTCGAGAAGTGGGGACTGGAGGATGGCACCATGCCGCAGGGGTACCACCCGTGCGGGAAGCTCGTCTGGTCTAATTCGTCGGAAATGGAAGCGTCCATCAACTGCTCTTGCAGCAGCAACGAGTGCCGCATTACGCACCT GAACGTCACCGGCTACAGGAACATCACCTTTATCCCAGCGGAGCTCTTCAGTTTGACGGAGCTGGTCTCTCT GGATTTAAGTAATAACAACCTGATTGGTCAAATACCTCCCCAAGTCAGCAATCTATCCAAGCTGGAAACATG GCACTTCAACAATAACCGGCTCAATGAGTCCTTTCCTAATGCATCTGCACTTTTAAGTATACAATCCCT GTGGATGTTTGATAATGACATCGAAGGAATGGTTCCAGGATTTATTGCGAACTTTGCCAATCTTACAGATTT GAGAATGTATGGGATGAAACTTCAAGGACCTATTCCAGAAAATTTCTCTAAATTGATCAATATAGAAAATCT CATGATTGGTGACCTTGATACCGAGGGCTATCCTTTTAATTTCACAGGAGATTGGGTAAATCTTTCAACGTT ATCTCTGAGGAATTGTGGATTCACGGGGAAGTTTCCTAACCAAATTCTGAAGAATCTGAACAAATTAACATACGT AGATTTGAGATCAAACAACTTGTCAGGATCAATTGACCTTCAGCAGTACGATAGTAGCCTAAAGTACCT TTATGTAGGTGAAAACAATTTCAATGGATCTCTGCCTGATCAAATGCCTCAATCACTAGTTGCTCT GGATGTCACATATAATCCTTTGCTTAGGGGAAGGCTTCCTAGCAGTTCTGCTGATAGAAAGATGCGGAT AAATTATATTGGAACTTCGATTGGTGCAGGAAGCTCAGTTGGCAG TGAAAACCTTCGTCTCCTCAATTGTGTCGACATGAAAGGATGCAACACAACAGGTTTAACTA ATCCTGTATCCTTTGCTGTGAACTGTGGGGGCAAGCAATATACTCCTCCTTCAGATCCGTCGAATATGTTCAATGACGACTCCGCTAACCTTGGAGCAGCAGACTTTCATGTGGACACTAATAATAATTGGGTAGTCAGTCATGTGGGCACTGATCCTTTTAGTAACTCTTCTGGTATTGTAACTACCGGCAATGGAACAAACATACCTGAGCTCTACAGAACGGCAAGAACATCAACTGGTTCCTTATGGTACTATGTGGTTGGCTTGCCTAGTGGGAAATATACAGTTCAACTCTTCTTTGCAGAGATAGTTATAGAAAGTGGATCAGGAAGGCGTTTATTTAACATCGACATTCAG GATCGGAATATCATGACAGATTTTGACATTTCCAAGGAAGCAGGGGGTTCCAACAGACCCATTAACAGAAATTATACAGCGGATGTCACCACCTCAGTGTTGAAAATACATCTCTACTGGAATGGGCGAGGCACTTGCTGTATTCCACGCAATGGAACTTATGGTCCTCTGGTGTCAGCAATAAGAG TATTCCCTTCCGCGGAGACGCAAGCCAGCCCCCCTCCTGTGGCGCTTACATCAAGGCACGATGAAAAGCGAAGAGGAGTGGTTGCAGGAATTGCTGCTCTTTCCATAGCTGCTACAGTGATATCTTCATCAGCTGTCTACCTCTGGTGGAAATGGGTTTCACTTGTGAAGCATCGAAAGGCATGA
- the LOC4340252 gene encoding probable LRR receptor-like serine/threonine-protein kinase At1g56130 isoform X1 — MLTSWEAILEKMSTAPRLPPPRGAPALSVSDDQAPRPRLAEPTRGQPPKPLKSPLSTSSSPSPSQSPPDAAPPMASPAAPLALLILLVSLAIAAAQSGQPSSPPRNSTNISDAAALHTVFEKWGLEDGTMPQGYHPCGKLVWSNSSEMEASINCSCSSNECRITHLNVTGYRNITFIPAELFSLTELVSLDLSNNNLIGQIPPQVSNLSKLETWHFNNNRLNESFPNASALLSIQSLWMFDNDIEGMVPGFIANFANLTDLRMYGMKLQGPIPENFSKLINIENLMIGDLDTEGYPFNFTGDWVNLSTLSLRNCGFTGKFPNQILKNLNKLTYVDLRSNNLSGSIDLQQYDSSLKYLYVGENNFNGSLPDQMPQSLVALDVTYNPLLRGRLPSSSADRKMRINYIGTSIGAGSSVGSENLRLLNCVDMKGCNTTDPVSFAVNCGGKQYTPPSDPSNMFNDDSANLGAADFHVDTNNNWVVSHVGTDPFSNSSGIVTTGNGTNIPELYRTARTSTGSLWYYVVGLPSGKYTVQLFFAEIVIESGSGRRLFNIDIQDRNIMTDFDISKEAGGSNRPINRNYTADVTTSVLKIHLYWNGRGTCCIPRNGTYGPLVSAIRVFPSAETQASPPPVALTSRHDEKRRGVVAGIAALSIAATVISSSAVYLWWKWVSLVKHRKA; from the exons ATGTTGACAAGTTGGGAGGCAATTCTGGAAAAAATGTCCAccgcgccgcgtctcccgccgccgcgcggagcCCCCGCTCTCTCCGTCTCCGACGACCAAGCCCCACGACCTCGTCTCGCCGAACCCACGCGCGGTCAACCTCCCAAACCCCTCAAGTCTCcactctccacctcctcctccccctcaccAAGTCAATCTCCACCCGACGCCGCCCCGCCCATGGCTTCTCCCGCCGCCCCCCTCGCCCTCCTCATCCTGCTCGTCtcgctcgccatcgccgccgctcagTCCGGccagccgtcgtcgccgccgagaaACAGCACCAACATCTCTGATG CGGCCGCCCTGCACACGGTGTTCGAGAAGTGGGGACTGGAGGATGGCACCATGCCGCAGGGGTACCACCCGTGCGGGAAGCTCGTCTGGTCTAATTCGTCGGAAATGGAAGCGTCCATCAACTGCTCTTGCAGCAGCAACGAGTGCCGCATTACGCACCT GAACGTCACCGGCTACAGGAACATCACCTTTATCCCAGCGGAGCTCTTCAGTTTGACGGAGCTGGTCTCTCT GGATTTAAGTAATAACAACCTGATTGGTCAAATACCTCCCCAAGTCAGCAATCTATCCAAGCTGGAAACATG GCACTTCAACAATAACCGGCTCAATGAGTCCTTTCCTAATGCATCTGCACTTTTAAGTATACAATCCCT GTGGATGTTTGATAATGACATCGAAGGAATGGTTCCAGGATTTATTGCGAACTTTGCCAATCTTACAGATTT GAGAATGTATGGGATGAAACTTCAAGGACCTATTCCAGAAAATTTCTCTAAATTGATCAATATAGAAAATCT CATGATTGGTGACCTTGATACCGAGGGCTATCCTTTTAATTTCACAGGAGATTGGGTAAATCTTTCAACGTT ATCTCTGAGGAATTGTGGATTCACGGGGAAGTTTCCTAACCAAATTCTGAAGAATCTGAACAAATTAACATACGT AGATTTGAGATCAAACAACTTGTCAGGATCAATTGACCTTCAGCAGTACGATAGTAGCCTAAAGTACCT TTATGTAGGTGAAAACAATTTCAATGGATCTCTGCCTGATCAAATGCCTCAATCACTAGTTGCTCT GGATGTCACATATAATCCTTTGCTTAGGGGAAGGCTTCCTAGCAGTTCTGCTGATAGAAAGATGCGGAT AAATTATATTGGAACTTCGATTGGTGCAGGAAGCTCAGTTGGCAG TGAAAACCTTCGTCTCCTCAATTGTGTCGACATGAAAGGATGCAACACAACAG ATCCTGTATCCTTTGCTGTGAACTGTGGGGGCAAGCAATATACTCCTCCTTCAGATCCGTCGAATATGTTCAATGACGACTCCGCTAACCTTGGAGCAGCAGACTTTCATGTGGACACTAATAATAATTGGGTAGTCAGTCATGTGGGCACTGATCCTTTTAGTAACTCTTCTGGTATTGTAACTACCGGCAATGGAACAAACATACCTGAGCTCTACAGAACGGCAAGAACATCAACTGGTTCCTTATGGTACTATGTGGTTGGCTTGCCTAGTGGGAAATATACAGTTCAACTCTTCTTTGCAGAGATAGTTATAGAAAGTGGATCAGGAAGGCGTTTATTTAACATCGACATTCAG GATCGGAATATCATGACAGATTTTGACATTTCCAAGGAAGCAGGGGGTTCCAACAGACCCATTAACAGAAATTATACAGCGGATGTCACCACCTCAGTGTTGAAAATACATCTCTACTGGAATGGGCGAGGCACTTGCTGTATTCCACGCAATGGAACTTATGGTCCTCTGGTGTCAGCAATAAGAG TATTCCCTTCCGCGGAGACGCAAGCCAGCCCCCCTCCTGTGGCGCTTACATCAAGGCACGATGAAAAGCGAAGAGGAGTGGTTGCAGGAATTGCTGCTCTTTCCATAGCTGCTACAGTGATATCTTCATCAGCTGTCTACCTCTGGTGGAAATGGGTTTCACTTGTGAAGCATCGAAAGGCATGA
- the LOC4340252 gene encoding probable LRR receptor-like serine/threonine-protein kinase At1g56130 isoform X2, producing MLTSWEAILEKMSTAPRLPPPRGAPALSVSDDQAPRPRLAEPTRGQPPKPLKSPLSTSSSPSPSQSPPDAAPPMASPAAPLALLILLVSLAIAAAQSGQPSSPPRNSTNISDAAALHTVFEKWGLEDGTMPQGYHPCGKLVWSNSSEMEASINCSCSSNECRITHLNVTGYRNITFIPAELFSLTELVSLDLSNNNLIGQIPPQVSNLSKLETWWMFDNDIEGMVPGFIANFANLTDLRMYGMKLQGPIPENFSKLINIENLMIGDLDTEGYPFNFTGDWVNLSTLSLRNCGFTGKFPNQILKNLNKLTYVDLRSNNLSGSIDLQQYDSSLKYLYVGENNFNGSLPDQMPQSLVALDVTYNPLLRGRLPSSSADRKMRINYIGTSIGAGSSVGSENLRLLNCVDMKGCNTTGLTNPVSFAVNCGGKQYTPPSDPSNMFNDDSANLGAADFHVDTNNNWVVSHVGTDPFSNSSGIVTTGNGTNIPELYRTARTSTGSLWYYVVGLPSGKYTVQLFFAEIVIESGSGRRLFNIDIQDRNIMTDFDISKEAGGSNRPINRNYTADVTTSVLKIHLYWNGRGTCCIPRNGTYGPLVSAIRVFPSAETQASPPPVALTSRHDEKRRGVVAGIAALSIAATVISSSAVYLWWKWVSLVKHRKA from the exons ATGTTGACAAGTTGGGAGGCAATTCTGGAAAAAATGTCCAccgcgccgcgtctcccgccgccgcgcggagcCCCCGCTCTCTCCGTCTCCGACGACCAAGCCCCACGACCTCGTCTCGCCGAACCCACGCGCGGTCAACCTCCCAAACCCCTCAAGTCTCcactctccacctcctcctccccctcaccAAGTCAATCTCCACCCGACGCCGCCCCGCCCATGGCTTCTCCCGCCGCCCCCCTCGCCCTCCTCATCCTGCTCGTCtcgctcgccatcgccgccgctcagTCCGGccagccgtcgtcgccgccgagaaACAGCACCAACATCTCTGATG CGGCCGCCCTGCACACGGTGTTCGAGAAGTGGGGACTGGAGGATGGCACCATGCCGCAGGGGTACCACCCGTGCGGGAAGCTCGTCTGGTCTAATTCGTCGGAAATGGAAGCGTCCATCAACTGCTCTTGCAGCAGCAACGAGTGCCGCATTACGCACCT GAACGTCACCGGCTACAGGAACATCACCTTTATCCCAGCGGAGCTCTTCAGTTTGACGGAGCTGGTCTCTCT GGATTTAAGTAATAACAACCTGATTGGTCAAATACCTCCCCAAGTCAGCAATCTATCCAAGCTGGAAACATG GTGGATGTTTGATAATGACATCGAAGGAATGGTTCCAGGATTTATTGCGAACTTTGCCAATCTTACAGATTT GAGAATGTATGGGATGAAACTTCAAGGACCTATTCCAGAAAATTTCTCTAAATTGATCAATATAGAAAATCT CATGATTGGTGACCTTGATACCGAGGGCTATCCTTTTAATTTCACAGGAGATTGGGTAAATCTTTCAACGTT ATCTCTGAGGAATTGTGGATTCACGGGGAAGTTTCCTAACCAAATTCTGAAGAATCTGAACAAATTAACATACGT AGATTTGAGATCAAACAACTTGTCAGGATCAATTGACCTTCAGCAGTACGATAGTAGCCTAAAGTACCT TTATGTAGGTGAAAACAATTTCAATGGATCTCTGCCTGATCAAATGCCTCAATCACTAGTTGCTCT GGATGTCACATATAATCCTTTGCTTAGGGGAAGGCTTCCTAGCAGTTCTGCTGATAGAAAGATGCGGAT AAATTATATTGGAACTTCGATTGGTGCAGGAAGCTCAGTTGGCAG TGAAAACCTTCGTCTCCTCAATTGTGTCGACATGAAAGGATGCAACACAACAGGTTTAACTA ATCCTGTATCCTTTGCTGTGAACTGTGGGGGCAAGCAATATACTCCTCCTTCAGATCCGTCGAATATGTTCAATGACGACTCCGCTAACCTTGGAGCAGCAGACTTTCATGTGGACACTAATAATAATTGGGTAGTCAGTCATGTGGGCACTGATCCTTTTAGTAACTCTTCTGGTATTGTAACTACCGGCAATGGAACAAACATACCTGAGCTCTACAGAACGGCAAGAACATCAACTGGTTCCTTATGGTACTATGTGGTTGGCTTGCCTAGTGGGAAATATACAGTTCAACTCTTCTTTGCAGAGATAGTTATAGAAAGTGGATCAGGAAGGCGTTTATTTAACATCGACATTCAG GATCGGAATATCATGACAGATTTTGACATTTCCAAGGAAGCAGGGGGTTCCAACAGACCCATTAACAGAAATTATACAGCGGATGTCACCACCTCAGTGTTGAAAATACATCTCTACTGGAATGGGCGAGGCACTTGCTGTATTCCACGCAATGGAACTTATGGTCCTCTGGTGTCAGCAATAAGAG TATTCCCTTCCGCGGAGACGCAAGCCAGCCCCCCTCCTGTGGCGCTTACATCAAGGCACGATGAAAAGCGAAGAGGAGTGGTTGCAGGAATTGCTGCTCTTTCCATAGCTGCTACAGTGATATCTTCATCAGCTGTCTACCTCTGGTGGAAATGGGTTTCACTTGTGAAGCATCGAAAGGCATGA
- the LOC4340253 gene encoding proteasome subunit alpha type-4-2 produces the protein MSRRYDSRTTIFSPEGRLYQVEYAMEAIGNAGSALGVLAADGVVLVGEKKVTSKLLQTSRSAEKMYKIDSHLACAVAGIMSDANILLNTARLHAQRYALSYQEPIPVEQLVQSLCDTKQGYTQFGGLRPFGVSFLFAGWDKHHGFQLYMSDPSGNYSGWKAAAVGANSQAAQSMLKQDYRDGLTREEAVALALKVLSKTMDSTSLTAEKLELAEVFLQPGTGEVQYQVCSPEAMGKLLAKAGLSQPAPEA, from the coding sequence atgtCTCGCCGGTACGACAGCCGCACGACGATCTTCTCGCCGGAGGGGCGTCTCTACCAGGTGGAGTACGCGATGGAGGCGATCGGGAACGCCGGGTCGGCCCTCGGCGTCCTGGCGGCCGACGGCGTGGTCCTCGTCGGCGAGAAGAAGGTCACCTCCAAGCTCCTCCAGACCTCGCGCTCCGCCGAGAAGATGTACAAGATCGACTCCCACCTCGCCTGCGCCGTCGCCGGGATCATGTCCGACGCCAACATCCTCCTCAACACGGCGCGCCTCCACGCCCAGCGCTACGCCCTCTCCTACCAGGAGCCCATCCCCGTCGAGCAGCTCGTCCAATCCCTCTGCGACACCAAGCAGGGGTACACCCAGTTCGGCGGCCTCCGCCCCTTCGGCGTCTCCTTCCTCTTCGCCGGCTGGGACAAGCACCATGGCTTCCAGCTCTACATGAGCGATCCCTCCGGCAACTACAGCGGCTGGAAGGCCGCGGCCGTCGGGGCCAACAGCCAGGCGGCGCAGTCCATGCTCAAGCAGGACTACCGCGACGGCCTGACCCGGGAGGAGGCCGTAGCCCTCGCCCTCAAGGTCCTGAGCAAGACCATGGATTCGACCAGCTTGACCGCCGAGAAGCTGGAGCTCGCCGAGGTGTTCCTGCAGCCCGGCACCGGGGAAGTGCAGTACCAGGTGTGCTCCCCTGAGGCGATGGGGAAGCTGCTCGCCAAGGCCGGCCTCTCGCAGCCGGCGCCTGAGGCTTGA
- the LOC107277937 gene encoding uncharacterized protein: protein MADRVIHYLLRGNQLQGRRQTLAVGVGHHHRRRLLLLDSSRVFMLLAVVILVHLLTAGAAAVQGAEPCVLVAAFLLWLLGAAFAVLSLAAGQFPVLAATAATIATTLRSYLIGGL from the coding sequence ATGGCGGATCGGGTGATCCATTACCTCCTGCGCGGCAACCAGCTGCAGGGCCGCCGCCAAAccctcgccgtcggcgtcggccaccaccaccgccgccggctgctcctCCTCGACTCCAGCCGCGTGTTCATGTTACTCGCCGTCGTTATCCTCGTGCACCTGCTCACTGCAGGCGCGGCCGCCGTCCAGGGCGCCGAGCCGTgcgtcctcgtcgccgccttcctcctgTGGCTGCTCGGCGCCGCGTTCGCCGTGCtgtcgctcgccgccggccagttCCCCGTTCTTGCTGCCACCGCTGCCACCATCGCGACCACGCTCCGCAGCTACCTGATTGGAGGTCTCTAG